The following are encoded together in the Primulina tabacum isolate GXHZ01 chromosome 18, ASM2559414v2, whole genome shotgun sequence genome:
- the LOC142532262 gene encoding uncharacterized protein LOC142532262, whose product MSDMDWVRCVPYMLRYDAFLWWDGAVHGVNLATLTWKHFKDIFYNKYFTADARRRLTQEFMSLRHENLTVPEFIRRFDRGCHFVPIIARGEAEKLRHFMDGLRTTIRRVVMLMRLATYDAATACAFQAEQALRDIDVEMQSKSHLAQQSSQPHNKHFTGPQEIRGNRIPKDSSRNQGSRNHRRLQVLPIHKRGNPTSNAIGSITVNACGGHLNALYATMSAIKPQTARGIRGLIQAWPMPCMQRREFCQVDGVIPETMDLGFRVSFPSDDQMFTSRIVKKLELHLQKNDVQADIIVLPMLEFDIILCMDWLSSNGASIDFDRGQYLFNRPTGSFSFSRQQGTCRCCTSFLVSVRENL is encoded by the exons ATGAGTGATATGGACTGGGTAAGATGTGTACCATATATGCTGAGATATGATGCATTTCTATGGTGGGATGGAGCAGTGCATGGGGTGAATCTGGCTACTCTCACTTGGAAACACTTCAAGGATATCTTCTATAACAAGTATTTTACTGCGGACGCCAGGAGGCGCCTGACCCaagagttcatgagtctccgacaTGAGAACTTGACTGTTCCTGAGTTTATCAGGAGGTTTGAtcggggctgtcactttgtgcccatTATTGCGAGAGGTGAAGcagagaagctgaggcatttcatggatggcctcaGAACTACCATTCGTCGGGTTGTCATGCTGATGAGGCTGGCTACTTATGATGCTGCCACTGCTTGTGCTTTTCAGGCAGAGCAGGCCTTGAGAGATATAGATGTGGAGATGCAGAGTAAGAGCCACCTGGCCCAGCAGAGTTCACAGCCCCATAATAAGCATTTTACAGGGCCTCAAGAAATCAGGGGCAACAGAATCCCCAAGGACAGTTCAAGAAACCAGGGCAGTAGAAACCACCGCAGGCTCCAGGTGCTTCCAATCCATAAGAGAGGCAACCCTACAAGCAATGCAATAGGTTCCATTACGGTAAATGCATGTGGGGGACATTTAAATGCTTTATATGCAACGATGAGTGCCATAAAGCCGCAGACTGCCCGAGGAATAAGGGGCCTAATACAGGCATGGCCTATGCCATGCATGCAGAGGAG AGAATTTTGTCAAGTGGATGGAGTTATACCAGAGACGATGGATTTGGGTTTTAGAGTTTCGTTTCCTTCCGATGATCAGATGTTTACTTCGAGAATAGTGAAGAAATTGGAGCTTCATTTGCAGAAGAATGATGTTCAGGCAGATAttattgtgctaccgatgcttgagtttgacatcattctatgCATGGACTGGCTTTCGtcaaatggagcttcgatagatttcgACAGAGGTCAGTATCTGTTCAACCGCCCAACGGGAAGTTTTTCGTTTTCGAGGCAGCAAGGAACCTGCAGATGTTGCACATCATTTCTTGTATCTGTGCGAGAAAACTTATGA